A window of the Trichoderma asperellum chromosome 6, complete sequence genome harbors these coding sequences:
- a CDS encoding uncharacterized protein (EggNog:ENOG41) — translation MPFPRRKRKACNECHKSKTRCSQSSPCSRCRARNLTCEYVHDFLNPYGSNPQGQDNWGSILPTIGNFGDDPTINPSNALEPTFDEIVNGAISSSTGPQPGLTFPPALGEMATQGSENLSQQILVPPNLISKHIPINIYFQPTVDPAEDASELSWLQVGNSHCLDPEGHKPKTSVTQKKETIESKLTKKLLIGQLLNYSKMMNSNRLPPFIFAPCKQDDGCGLNGSHQCLLRPLENCRAITTIAENIEASNKGFFWTIVENEVLRLYKELSRMNCYEVQASLQACTIYALLYTRYIKPIQAGSVLPVIKAIIDFGRHLHSLYNFRAPLSTDESVIRQEWILRESTRRTICVLYGIELLLDVFSEDPDHVKCRGLENVPLPCTRDLWEPVPDSIWIRRYQNSMSLHHGYETMCLGTIQSSIFLLRGRTTETGSKQSDSHEAISHWCEEADELGTLVWMTIMVETR, via the exons ATGCCTTTCCCACGAAGAAAACGGAAGGCATGTAATGAGTGCCACAAATCAAAGACACGGTGCTCCCAATCTAGCCCTTGTAGTAGATGCCGTGCCCGGAATTTGACATGCGAATACGTCCATGACTTCTTGAACCCATATGGCAGTAACCCGCAAGGTCAAGATAATTGGGGCTCAATACTGCCAACTATTGGAAACTTTGGCGATGATCCAACCATAAACCCCAGTAACGCGCTTGAGCCAACTTTTGATGAGATAGTCAATGGCGCTATAAGCAGCTCGACTGGGCCTCAGCCTGGCTTAACGTTTCCGCCCGCCTTGGGAGAGATGGCAACGCAAGGGTCGGAAAACTTGTCACAGCAAATACTAGTTCCGCCGAATTTAATATCAAAACACATacctattaatatttactttcaGCCTACTGTCGATCCAGCAGAAGACGCAAGCGAACTGTCTTGGTTGCAAGTTGGAAATAGCCATTGCCTTGACCCCGAAGGACATAAGCCAAAGACTTCGGTgacacaaaaaaaggaaacaatcGAATCAAAATTGACCAAAAAATTGTTAATTGGGCAGCTTCTCAACTACTCCAAGATGATGAATAGTAATCGTCTTCCACCTTTTATCTTTGCCCCGTGCAAACAAGACGATGGCTGTGGATTAAATGGAAGCCACCAATGTCTATTACGGCCCCTGGAAAATTGCCGTGCCATTACAACAATAGCAGAGAATATAGAGGCATCAAACAAGGGCTTTTTTTGGACGATTGTTGAAAATGAGGTGCTGCGATTGTACAAGGAG TTGTCGCGCATGAATTGTTATGAGGTCCAGGCATCATTACAGGCATGTACAATTTATGCCCTATTATATACACGATATATAAAGCCGATTCAAGCTGGAAGCGTACTCCCagttattaaagcaattATT GATTTTGGCCGACACCTCCATAGCCTATATAACTTTCGAGCTCCGCTAAGTACAGACGAAAGCGTTATCAGACAAGAATGGATACTGAGAGAGAGCACTCGCCG GACAATATGTGTGCTTTACGGTATAGAACTACTCCTGGATGTGTTCAGTGAAGATCCAGACCATGTGAAATGCCGGGGACTTGAAAATGTGCCACTTCCATGCACTCGAGATCTCTGGGAGCCAGTCCCGGACTCTATATGGATAAGACGGTATCAAAATTCCATGTCGCTACACCACGGATATGAGACTATGTGTCTTGGGACGATACAATCTTCAATCTTCCTGTTGAGGGGCCGAACTACTGAGACTGGATCGAAACAATCTGACTCTCATGAAGCGATTTCTCATTGGTGCGAAGAGGCTGATGAGCTTGGAACCCTTGTATGGATGACGATTATGGTGGAAACGAGATGA
- a CDS encoding uncharacterized protein (EggNog:ENOG41), whose translation MARIRVGLIGLSTAKTFTGRGCWTAVSHLPALLQSPEYEIVALANSSVESAKRSIAAQGLPESTKAYGSVDDLADDPDVDLIVVSVRVENHYELAKSALLKNKNVFVEWPMAANTAEVEELAALAKKNNVQTFIGAQGRASPMMQKLKEIISSNKIGRVLSSSVVACSLSRSVDVWPESLKSYLDMESGGNEFTIIFGHFLDSFVHVLGDLSHIQSIFKTGYKTVQLTGPDNNIVDPAYVKTSPDQILVQGITSSGAVASLSFRKPRYNGDEHDLRWYISGTEGEIMVTGPSTWSIVDKDAEIRIKNGDGPFEVVDFQSYRLPAAETLSPMAANVHSMYNAFAKGDTTKYATFESAANTHRILDEIKKAAYAD comes from the exons ATGGCACGAATCCGAGTTGGCCTTATTGGCCTTTCGACCGCGAAAACCTTCACCGGACGTGGTTGCTGGACTGCAGTTTCCCATCTTCcggctcttcttcaatcgCCAGAATACGAGATTGTCGCTCTTGCAAACTCTAGCGTCGAATCTGCAAAGCGATCCATTGCGGCACAAGGCCTTCCAGAATCGACCAAGGCATATGGAAGTGTTGATGACCTCGCCGACGACCCCGATGTCGATCTGATTGTCGTATCAGTTCGGGTAGAGAACCACTACGAACTTGCTAAATCAGCCCTACTCAAGAACAAAAACGTTTTTGTGGAATGGCCAATGGCGGCTAATACGGCCGAAGTTGAAGAATTGGCGGCGCTCGCAAAGAAGAACAATGTTCAAACATTTATCGGGGCCCAAGGCAGAGCATCTCCGATGATGCAGaaactaaaagaaataatttcCAGCAATAAGATTGGCCGAGTCCTTAGTTCTTCAGTGGTTGCGTGCTCTTTAAGTCGCTCTGTGGATGTCTGGCCCGAAAGCTTGAAATCTTACCTCGACATGGAGAGTGGTGGTAATGAATTCACTATAATCTTTGGTCACT TTCTCGATTCATTTGTCCACGTGTTGGGAGATCTTTCGCACATCCAGTCGATTTTCAAAACGGGATACAAGACCGTACAGCTTACAGGACCCGATAACAACATCGTTGATCCAGCATATGTGAAAACTTCGCCCGACCAAATTCTAGTGCAAGGAATTACCAGTAGTGGGGCAGTAGCTTCGCTATCTTTCCGAAAGCCAAGGTATAACGGTGACGAACACGACCTACGATGGTATATCTCCGGCACCGAGGGGGAAATCATGGTCACCGGCCCCTCAACATGGTCAATAGTTGATAAGGACGCTGAAATTCGAATCAAGAATGGAGACGGACCATTTGAGGTGGTTGATTTTCAGAGCTATCGACTCCCTGCTGCTGAAACACTCTCGCCAATGGCTGCAAATGTACACTCGATGTATAATGCATTCGCCAAGGGAGATACAACCAAATACGCAACATTTGAGTCAGCAGCAAATACTCATAGGATCCTGGATGAAATAAAGAAGGCTGCGTACGCAGATTAG